One Lysinibacillus fusiformis genomic window carries:
- a CDS encoding ERCC4 domain-containing protein, producing MIHYHYTDTELNKILKTLTIVVDTREQVNGHIMDYLRSKDVPIKLKKLDTGDYGAMIPKNEELGIARDIYLNSRVERKASVDEIVGNLGKDERTRFENELIRSQNIPFTLLLEDPEGYKKIINGQYRSKYDPLALLGSLNTFKARYGFEIVYLDNKFSGNFIYYHFYHQMKNYLKRGAF from the coding sequence ATGATTCACTACCATTACACAGACACCGAATTAAACAAAATCCTAAAAACACTAACAATCGTGGTTGATACTCGTGAACAAGTAAACGGTCATATCATGGATTATTTACGCAGTAAGGATGTGCCAATCAAATTAAAAAAACTCGACACTGGCGATTATGGAGCAATGATTCCTAAGAATGAAGAGTTGGGTATTGCGCGAGACATTTATTTAAATAGCCGAGTAGAACGAAAAGCCAGTGTAGATGAGATTGTTGGCAACTTAGGTAAGGACGAGCGTACACGCTTTGAAAATGAATTAATTCGGTCACAAAATATACCGTTCACACTCTTGCTTGAAGATCCAGAAGGGTACAAAAAAATCATAAATGGACAATACAGGAGTAAATACGACCCACTTGCATTACTTGGCTCGTTGAATACTTTCAAGGCTCGTTATGGCTTTGAAATTGTCTACTTAGATAATAAGTTTAGTGGGAATTTTATTTACTACCATTTCTATCACCAAATGAAAAACTATCTGAAACGAGGTGCTTTTTAA
- a CDS encoding phage/plasmid primase, P4 family, producing MKAPINFNEIPSELRLLPQWILWRSEEKGGRYTKIPYQVNGNEARSNDRRTWSTFATAAKFYTESNADGIGFVFSRQDSYIGIDIDKCVTYAADDTEKVNPIINSFAQEIIDTLDSYTEFSVSGTGIHIIIKGSLPQSVVGTGRKSTKHGLEIYQYGRYFTMTGNRENANEIYDRTDELAEIFEKYFDDSDVQGRVNLAEFEKDEIKLSNDALWERMFRSKSGDEIRSLYNGNLINDDHSSSDLALCNHLAFWTGKSASRMDSMFRETSLMRDKWDRIHFSDTGETYGERTIAEAISSTTTTVLDHQNDSEFSFSFHNDDVVEGVDKPARKFKLTDLGNAERIAYEYGHVIRLIPSVGWYIWNGKYWEYDEKGKLHRIVAKVVRKLGESTDETEQKWARHCEKHNVRESAIKDLKVLVPGDRSDFDQHKYLLNVANGVVDLKTGKLQPHDRELKLTKITNISYEENAKCPNWLAFLDQIFLGDKELSEYMQRLIGYSLTGDISEQIMMFLVGGGSNGKSTFINTIKDLVGEYGKQAKSDTFIKKKETGANNDIARLVGSRFVSAIESEEGEKLSESFVKQITGGEPVLARFLRQEYFEYIPEFKVFFTTNHKPIIGGLDEGIWRRVKLIPFDLNLPAHKRDKKLPEKLSLEMSGILNWAIEGCLKWQKDGLIEPAVVAKATGNYKEDMDILGPFLAECCYVEKNNENIKIEAKELYNVYDSFGYKSGERTVSNRSFYRMLETKGFKKERGTGNKNFFIGITLQERAPKGVTFEEKIVTKEAENTSFKLV from the coding sequence ATGAAAGCACCAATTAATTTTAACGAAATACCATCAGAGTTAAGGTTGCTACCTCAATGGATCCTGTGGAGGTCAGAAGAAAAAGGCGGACGCTATACAAAAATTCCATATCAAGTAAATGGGAATGAAGCACGGTCAAATGACCGTAGAACATGGTCCACATTTGCGACAGCTGCCAAGTTCTATACAGAATCAAATGCAGATGGTATTGGCTTTGTCTTTAGTCGTCAAGATTCGTACATCGGCATTGATATTGATAAATGTGTTACGTATGCAGCAGATGATACGGAAAAAGTGAATCCTATAATTAACTCTTTTGCTCAAGAAATTATAGATACATTAGACAGCTATACAGAATTTAGTGTGAGTGGTACAGGCATTCACATCATCATCAAAGGTAGTCTTCCACAGTCTGTAGTAGGTACTGGGCGTAAAAGTACAAAGCATGGTCTAGAGATTTATCAATACGGACGCTACTTCACTATGACTGGTAACCGTGAAAATGCCAATGAAATTTATGATCGTACAGATGAGTTGGCCGAGATATTTGAAAAGTATTTTGATGACAGTGATGTGCAAGGTCGAGTCAATTTAGCCGAGTTTGAAAAAGATGAAATCAAGCTTTCAAATGATGCACTTTGGGAGCGAATGTTCCGTAGTAAATCAGGTGACGAAATACGCTCTCTGTATAACGGAAATTTAATAAATGATGACCATTCAAGTAGTGACTTGGCATTATGTAATCATTTAGCTTTCTGGACTGGTAAAAGTGCATCAAGAATGGATTCAATGTTTAGGGAAACAAGCCTTATGCGAGATAAATGGGACAGAATTCACTTTTCAGATACAGGAGAAACATACGGAGAGCGAACTATTGCGGAAGCTATATCATCTACCACTACAACTGTATTGGACCATCAAAATGACAGCGAATTTTCATTCAGCTTCCACAATGATGATGTGGTAGAGGGAGTAGATAAGCCAGCTCGTAAATTCAAGTTAACTGACTTAGGAAATGCAGAACGTATTGCATACGAATATGGCCACGTTATTCGTCTCATTCCATCAGTTGGTTGGTACATCTGGAACGGCAAGTATTGGGAATATGACGAAAAAGGAAAGTTACATCGCATCGTAGCCAAGGTCGTTCGCAAGCTTGGTGAATCAACAGATGAAACAGAGCAAAAATGGGCTAGGCATTGTGAAAAGCATAATGTGCGTGAAAGTGCCATTAAAGATTTAAAAGTATTGGTTCCAGGAGATCGTAGTGACTTTGACCAACATAAATATTTGCTTAATGTAGCAAACGGAGTAGTGGACCTGAAAACAGGAAAGCTACAACCGCATGATAGGGAATTGAAGCTAACGAAAATAACAAATATCTCTTATGAAGAAAATGCAAAATGTCCAAATTGGTTGGCGTTTTTGGACCAAATATTTTTGGGAGATAAAGAGCTGTCAGAATACATGCAACGACTGATTGGTTATAGCCTCACTGGTGATATTTCAGAGCAAATAATGATGTTCTTGGTTGGTGGAGGTAGTAATGGTAAATCAACTTTTATCAACACAATCAAAGACCTTGTAGGTGAATATGGCAAGCAAGCTAAATCAGATACTTTTATCAAGAAAAAAGAAACTGGTGCCAATAACGATATTGCCAGATTAGTAGGATCGCGCTTTGTATCAGCAATTGAGAGTGAGGAAGGCGAAAAGCTTTCAGAATCATTCGTTAAGCAAATAACAGGCGGTGAACCTGTATTAGCTCGCTTTTTACGACAAGAGTATTTTGAGTACATTCCCGAGTTTAAAGTGTTCTTCACTACTAACCATAAACCAATTATCGGTGGCTTGGATGAGGGTATATGGCGCCGAGTTAAATTGATTCCATTTGATTTAAACTTGCCAGCGCATAAGCGTGATAAAAAGCTTCCAGAGAAGTTGTCGTTAGAAATGAGTGGAATACTTAACTGGGCAATTGAAGGCTGCTTAAAGTGGCAGAAGGACGGTTTAATCGAGCCAGCAGTGGTAGCAAAAGCAACAGGTAACTATAAAGAAGACATGGACATTCTCGGACCGTTTTTAGCAGAGTGTTGCTATGTAGAAAAAAACAACGAAAATATCAAAATCGAAGCAAAAGAATTATACAACGTCTATGACAGTTTTGGTTATAAATCAGGTGAACGTACGGTAAGTAATCGAAGTTTTTACCGAATGTTGGAAACTAAGGGCTTTAAAAAAGAACGTGGCACAGGAAACAAAAACTTTTTCATTGGAATTACTTTACAAGAGCGTGCCCCTAAAGGAGTTACTTTTGAAGAAAAAATAGTTACAAAAGAGGCTGAAAATACATCATTTAAGCTAGTTTAG
- a CDS encoding terminase large subunit domain-containing protein yields the protein MISYKYIDEYIKLWRDGKIILNKRRKKLIELIERDILTADDMYFDEEQIENYITFTEKYYFPLTLTQKFKTCFIFLYYNDGSLVFDEHLDYEGRGGGKTGRISTLANYFISDLHGIDNYNVSVVANSEKQAKMSFTEVYNTIDKDNTLKEHFVNKKALIESGSTKSVFQYHTSNASTKDGLRDGCVIFEEVHRYEDSGVVNVFTSGLGKVSNPRVFYVGSDGFVREGFLDKLLERADNILDGHVSIRDDGLFAFMCNLDDEAEMHNPDMWQKANSQFHPPLTNYAKTLFKTVMKQYNKLEHDPDGYEEFITKRMNLPKVDLEKSVTSWEKIKATDQSYNLDELKKRECIGCLDYAAVRDFVAMGLLFLKDDNFIVPKELTHSYVCKPFADKHYAYSKEKAENNNKKDHRKFAPIKEWENGGLLSVLDIETMDPHLVVKWFVDKRDEGWNIKKIVGDNFKMDILKPLFEATGFEVEVIRNPDAASGLLAPRIEIAFENEQVIFGDNPLMRWYTNNVLVKRLPNGNKVYRKKEEVKRKTDGFMMFLYGVWGSRDLDDTDVDGVLDFLDSIAF from the coding sequence TTGATTAGCTATAAGTACATCGATGAATATATTAAGCTGTGGCGTGACGGCAAAATAATTTTAAATAAACGGCGCAAGAAATTAATCGAGTTAATAGAGCGCGACATACTTACTGCAGATGATATGTATTTTGATGAAGAACAAATCGAAAATTATATTACATTCACAGAAAAGTATTACTTCCCACTTACGTTGACACAGAAATTTAAGACGTGTTTTATTTTTTTATACTACAACGATGGCTCCTTGGTATTCGATGAACATTTAGATTACGAAGGTCGTGGCGGCGGTAAAACAGGGCGTATATCGACATTAGCCAACTATTTTATCAGCGATTTGCACGGCATCGATAATTACAATGTGTCAGTAGTCGCGAACAGTGAAAAGCAAGCGAAAATGTCATTTACCGAAGTGTATAACACGATTGATAAAGATAATACACTGAAAGAGCACTTCGTTAACAAAAAAGCATTAATTGAATCTGGGAGTACAAAATCTGTATTCCAGTACCACACTTCCAACGCTTCTACAAAAGATGGATTGCGTGATGGTTGTGTAATTTTCGAAGAGGTACACAGGTATGAGGATTCTGGGGTTGTAAATGTATTCACTTCTGGACTTGGTAAAGTTTCTAACCCGCGAGTATTCTATGTCGGTTCTGACGGATTCGTGCGAGAGGGTTTCTTAGATAAGTTATTAGAACGTGCAGATAATATTTTAGATGGCCATGTCAGTATACGCGACGATGGTCTTTTTGCATTCATGTGTAATTTGGACGATGAAGCAGAAATGCATAATCCTGATATGTGGCAAAAGGCTAATTCACAATTCCATCCACCGTTAACTAATTACGCGAAAACACTTTTTAAAACGGTGATGAAACAGTACAACAAATTAGAACATGATCCAGATGGATATGAGGAATTCATTACAAAGCGCATGAATCTCCCGAAAGTAGACCTAGAAAAAAGTGTAACGTCATGGGAGAAAATTAAGGCAACTGATCAATCATACAATTTGGATGAATTAAAAAAGCGTGAATGTATCGGTTGCTTGGATTATGCTGCTGTTCGTGATTTTGTAGCAATGGGCTTATTGTTTTTGAAAGATGATAATTTTATTGTTCCCAAAGAACTGACGCACTCATATGTATGTAAGCCATTCGCTGATAAGCATTATGCATACAGCAAAGAAAAAGCAGAAAACAACAATAAGAAAGACCATCGAAAATTTGCTCCAATTAAGGAGTGGGAAAACGGTGGTCTTTTGAGTGTCCTGGACATTGAAACAATGGATCCACACCTTGTAGTTAAATGGTTCGTTGATAAGCGCGATGAAGGTTGGAACATTAAAAAGATTGTCGGAGACAACTTTAAAATGGATATATTGAAACCGTTATTTGAAGCAACAGGCTTCGAGGTTGAAGTTATACGGAATCCAGATGCTGCTAGTGGATTATTAGCGCCACGAATAGAGATTGCTTTTGAAAATGAGCAAGTCATATTTGGTGACAATCCATTAATGCGTTGGTACACGAACAATGTGCTTGTTAAACGGTTGCCTAACGGTAATAAGGTTTACCGAAAAAAAGAGGAAGTAAAAAGAAAAACGGATGGTTTCATGATGTTCTTATATGGCGTATGGGGCTCACGTGATTTAGATGATACCGATGTGGACGGCGTGCTCGATTTCTTAGACAGCATTGCATTTTGA
- a CDS encoding DUF6173 family protein produces MNLGQLNLPDIKAPTNPNLASEFYKRLVEMINQFDEDLDETEEVGMRLVSFGQTIQFHVQDLGYYNPSLIRFFGKNEDGSDIELIQHVSQISFLLMAVKRLNPEEPKRKIGFGTEEE; encoded by the coding sequence ATGAATTTAGGACAATTAAATTTACCTGATATTAAAGCTCCAACTAACCCAAATCTAGCAAGCGAATTTTATAAAAGATTGGTCGAAATGATTAATCAGTTTGATGAGGATTTGGATGAAACAGAAGAAGTTGGAATGAGGTTAGTTTCTTTTGGACAAACTATTCAATTTCATGTTCAAGACTTAGGATATTATAATCCAAGTTTAATAAGATTTTTTGGTAAAAATGAGGATGGTTCGGACATCGAATTAATTCAACATGTTAGTCAAATCAGTTTCTTATTAATGGCTGTAAAGAGATTAAATCCAGAAGAACCGAAACGTAAAATTGGTTTCGGAACAGAGGAAGAATAA
- a CDS encoding phage portal protein, with amino-acid sequence MWDLDIFGVDIDQRTYLKKTAIETCINFIGRTISLSEFRFTKDGKRQKNDWDYLLNVRPNTDQSAADFWQDFVYKLLHDNEVLVILSDNNDLLIADSFNRIEYAVYPDIFKNVVVKGYEFKKSFEMGEVIHISYNNEKFTKFLDGMFKDYTELFSRMIETNMYANQIRALAGIEGNTKLDDENRGKLENFIDRMFNAFRKKAFAIIPKIKGFDYEEITKGVKNEGRSVEELEKFKKDLTSHVANILGIPATLIHGNMAEYETALKAYIKFCIKPLIKKIQDELNAKLIDKENYMSGERIKIFGVAEMDPLELATAIDKLVASMVYTPNEVRVMLGDEPSTDERLNKHYFTKNYQELDSVEGGENG; translated from the coding sequence ATGTGGGATCTAGATATTTTCGGTGTTGATATTGATCAGCGAACTTACTTGAAAAAAACTGCAATCGAAACGTGTATTAATTTTATTGGCCGAACCATTTCGTTATCCGAATTTCGTTTTACAAAAGACGGAAAACGCCAAAAAAACGATTGGGATTATTTACTCAATGTAAGACCGAACACAGACCAAAGCGCGGCGGACTTTTGGCAGGACTTTGTCTATAAATTATTGCATGACAATGAAGTGCTCGTAATTTTAAGTGACAATAACGACTTGCTAATAGCGGATAGTTTTAATCGTATTGAATACGCTGTTTATCCAGATATTTTTAAAAATGTTGTTGTAAAAGGTTATGAGTTTAAAAAGTCTTTTGAAATGGGTGAAGTCATCCACATTTCATATAACAATGAAAAATTCACAAAGTTCCTTGATGGCATGTTTAAGGATTATACAGAATTATTCAGTCGGATGATTGAAACAAATATGTATGCCAATCAGATTCGCGCACTTGCTGGTATTGAAGGTAATACGAAATTAGATGATGAAAACCGAGGTAAATTAGAGAATTTCATTGACCGTATGTTCAATGCTTTTAGAAAAAAAGCCTTTGCCATTATACCAAAGATTAAAGGTTTCGATTACGAAGAAATCACAAAGGGCGTAAAAAACGAAGGGCGTTCAGTTGAAGAATTAGAAAAGTTTAAAAAGGATCTAACAAGTCATGTAGCTAACATTTTAGGTATTCCAGCAACGCTTATACATGGAAACATGGCGGAGTATGAAACAGCTTTAAAAGCTTATATCAAGTTTTGTATTAAACCACTTATTAAGAAAATTCAAGATGAGTTGAATGCTAAATTAATTGATAAAGAGAATTACATGAGTGGCGAGCGTATTAAAATTTTCGGTGTCGCTGAAATGGATCCTTTAGAATTAGCTACAGCAATCGATAAGCTAGTGGCTAGTATGGTTTACACACCAAATGAAGTTCGTGTGATGCTAGGTGATGAGCCTTCCACAGATGAACGATTAAACAAGCATTATTTCACAAAGAACTATCAAGAATTAGATTCCGTTGAAGGAGGTGAGAATGGATGA
- a CDS encoding head maturation protease, ClpP-related yields the protein MKHRIKGDIISWNSSIWDFNYKMKSIKEDEDIELEINSYGGDVFLGIDLMNTLRGHAGNVTITITGIAASAASIIAMGADTIKMYSNTQLMVHNAWTYAAGNAKELRKVADDLESIGESVLASYTHRVDEATVKKLLDEETYLSASKAKELGFIDEIIDAKAEEVESEIFSNKAEQFNNSITTFSSTVEGNEGLLKEINSLKTQMADLQTKLKQSGEEPIEPTQKVAARHKGFFF from the coding sequence ATGAAACATAGAATTAAGGGTGACATTATTTCTTGGAATTCGAGCATTTGGGATTTCAACTATAAAATGAAGTCAATTAAAGAAGATGAAGACATTGAACTCGAAATTAATTCGTATGGTGGAGATGTATTTTTAGGTATCGATCTTATGAATACATTGCGAGGTCATGCGGGTAATGTAACGATTACCATTACTGGAATAGCAGCAAGTGCAGCGTCAATTATTGCTATGGGTGCAGATACAATTAAAATGTACTCAAATACTCAATTGATGGTTCATAACGCTTGGACTTATGCAGCTGGAAACGCTAAAGAATTGCGCAAGGTTGCTGATGACTTAGAAAGTATTGGAGAATCAGTTCTAGCATCTTATACGCATCGTGTTGATGAGGCAACCGTGAAAAAATTGCTTGATGAAGAAACGTATTTATCCGCAAGTAAAGCGAAGGAATTAGGCTTTATTGATGAAATTATTGATGCAAAAGCTGAAGAGGTCGAGTCGGAAATCTTCTCGAATAAAGCTGAACAATTTAACAATTCAATCACTACTTTCTCCTCTACTGTGGAAGGCAACGAAGGATTATTAAAGGAAATCAATAGCTTGAAAACTCAGATGGCTGATTTACAAACAAAATTAAAACAATCAGGAGAGGAACCTATAGAGCCAACACAAAAAGTTGCAGCTCGTCATAAAGGGTTCTTTTTTTAA
- a CDS encoding sigma-70 RNA polymerase sigma factor region 4 domain-containing protein, giving the protein MYEWLKNYQKLEDEIADIEFNLERSKKELKRWVQGDLIKIKLTSESHGAQLEEIIEASERELAHKMNDLDDMKKLINTFRGLDNQILYNHHVEGKTLISIADELGKSPNYIYNRHAQIMKMVKYAKSVNQ; this is encoded by the coding sequence ATGTACGAATGGCTCAAAAACTATCAAAAATTAGAGGATGAAATTGCAGACATCGAATTTAATCTCGAACGTAGCAAGAAAGAATTAAAACGATGGGTACAGGGTGATTTAATAAAAATAAAATTAACTTCGGAAAGTCATGGTGCTCAATTAGAAGAAATTATCGAAGCCTCTGAACGTGAATTGGCTCATAAAATGAATGACTTAGACGATATGAAAAAGCTGATTAATACATTCAGAGGATTAGATAATCAGATATTATACAATCACCATGTGGAAGGAAAAACGCTTATATCCATTGCAGATGAGTTAGGTAAAAGCCCAAACTATATTTACAATCGTCACGCTCAAATTATGAAAATGGTTAAGTATGCAAAGAGTGTGAATCAATAA
- a CDS encoding YopX family protein, with protein MRKIKCRGLVIEPLASGEKWITSYEEYHEVYLNYAECSAYINGHAVVWESVSEYTGLKDKNGKEIYEGDIVQQNYKDVYNQNQAFVGEVVYSDCVYWLKNDDDYTFLYDEHRIYNSIVIGNIYENPELLGGAGE; from the coding sequence ATGAGAAAGATTAAGTGTCGAGGTCTAGTGATTGAACCTCTAGCAAGTGGAGAAAAGTGGATTACGTCTTATGAAGAATATCATGAAGTCTATTTAAACTATGCCGAATGTTCGGCTTACATTAATGGTCATGCAGTTGTATGGGAATCAGTTTCTGAATACACAGGCTTAAAGGACAAGAACGGCAAGGAGATTTATGAGGGGGATATTGTTCAACAAAATTACAAAGATGTGTATAACCAAAACCAAGCGTTTGTGGGAGAAGTAGTTTATTCGGATTGTGTCTATTGGTTAAAAAATGATGATGATTACACCTTCTTGTATGACGAACACAGAATATATAATTCTATCGTCATTGGCAACATTTACGAAAATCCTGAATTGCTAGGTGGTGCTGGTGAATGA
- a CDS encoding AP2 domain-containing protein, producing MVKEIPLQNGFVAIVDDEEHERCAAFNWTVFAKSNGSTLEVRNATTGIKLTHFIVNDLESDKMVRFADGDHLNFRKSNLVVATKAEVIRNAKGHRGTTSKYKGVSWDKTKEKWVAQIYVNGKIKD from the coding sequence GTGGTCAAAGAAATACCATTACAAAACGGGTTTGTAGCTATTGTAGATGATGAGGAACACGAACGATGTGCAGCATTCAATTGGACAGTCTTTGCTAAATCTAATGGAAGTACTTTAGAAGTTCGAAATGCTACAACCGGAATTAAACTAACCCACTTCATTGTCAATGACCTAGAAAGTGACAAGATGGTACGCTTCGCTGACGGCGATCATTTAAATTTCCGAAAGAGTAATCTGGTGGTCGCAACAAAAGCTGAGGTAATTCGAAATGCAAAAGGGCACAGGGGAACTACTTCAAAATACAAAGGTGTTTCTTGGGATAAAACCAAAGAAAAGTGGGTAGCGCAAATTTATGTCAACGGCAAGATTAAAGATTAG
- a CDS encoding HNH endonuclease: MQQYKTKQEKSTFYKSSAWQKLRLKALERDNHECIWCAEEGRVTTKHDAVLEVDHINEIEYHPELALDLDNLRTLCKACHNKRHNRFDGKEKKWDDEMW, encoded by the coding sequence ATGCAGCAATATAAAACAAAGCAAGAAAAAAGTACATTCTACAAATCATCGGCATGGCAAAAGCTACGACTTAAAGCACTTGAACGTGATAATCACGAATGCATATGGTGCGCTGAAGAAGGCAGAGTCACAACGAAACATGATGCAGTCCTTGAAGTCGATCATATAAACGAAATCGAATACCATCCAGAACTAGCACTCGACTTAGATAACCTACGCACATTATGCAAAGCTTGTCACAACAAACGGCATAATCGCTTTGACGGAAAAGAAAAAAAGTGGGATGACGAAATGTGGTAA
- a CDS encoding P27 family phage terminase small subunit — protein MIKGIKEVERDLLARHADDSIKKSKVHRYIRLLKIDLKCDKDIDKDGTTIEIENGAQRFLKQHPAIATKLAISKEIEKLEDALGIKNDSDPTPSAATVDDKVRKSLI, from the coding sequence ATGATCAAAGGAATCAAAGAAGTCGAAAGAGATTTATTAGCACGTCACGCCGACGATTCGATAAAAAAATCAAAAGTACATCGTTACATTCGATTATTAAAAATTGATTTAAAATGCGACAAAGATATTGATAAAGATGGAACGACAATCGAAATAGAGAATGGCGCACAACGTTTTTTAAAGCAGCATCCAGCGATTGCGACAAAGTTAGCAATTTCAAAAGAGATTGAAAAATTGGAGGATGCACTTGGGATAAAGAATGACAGTGACCCTACTCCCTCTGCCGCAACCGTGGATGACAAAGTCAGGAAGAGCTTAATTTGA
- a CDS encoding nucleoside triphosphate pyrophosphohydrolase family protein gives MNLNKFQELSKRTMPFNGEPKNNIEHENGLTNYAMGLIGECAEVLSVANNRESILKELGDVAHYAFGLLTFLNESYEPLTNYVVDGPKEKVIEKIIILSGEISEQVKKFVFHRHELNSPKVNLALKMLIKNLIALAEKYDTTLEEICEMNIDKLKLRYPENFNVEDSKKRIDVEEVAK, from the coding sequence ATGAATCTAAATAAATTTCAAGAGTTATCAAAGCGCACAATGCCTTTCAATGGTGAGCCGAAAAACAACATTGAGCATGAAAATGGATTAACAAATTACGCTATGGGATTGATTGGTGAATGTGCAGAAGTATTAAGTGTTGCCAATAATCGCGAATCTATTCTGAAAGAATTAGGTGACGTGGCACATTATGCATTTGGGCTTTTAACCTTCCTAAATGAATCGTATGAGCCACTAACTAACTATGTTGTGGATGGCCCAAAAGAAAAGGTAATTGAAAAAATAATCATTCTATCAGGTGAGATTTCAGAACAAGTTAAAAAGTTTGTGTTTCATCGTCATGAACTGAATTCACCTAAAGTTAATTTAGCATTAAAAATGTTAATCAAAAATTTGATTGCACTGGCTGAAAAATACGATACAACACTTGAAGAAATCTGCGAAATGAACATCGATAAATTGAAATTGCGTTATCCAGAAAACTTCAATGTTGAGGATAGTAAAAAGCGTATAGATGTGGAAGAGGTGGCGAAATGA
- a CDS encoding AP2/ERF family transcription factor, whose product MNAIDKDNNAQTHELEKVVSYRSKKNTTSKYQGVYTDAQRKSFIASITQNGEKFHIGSYPIEITAAKAYDQKAYELHGDKAILNFPELVDEYKVMK is encoded by the coding sequence TTGAACGCCATCGACAAAGACAACAATGCCCAAACGCACGAATTAGAAAAGGTTGTTTCTTACAGATCGAAGAAGAACACAACTTCTAAATACCAAGGTGTATATACCGACGCGCAACGGAAATCTTTTATTGCTAGCATCACTCAGAATGGCGAGAAATTCCATATAGGCTCATATCCAATTGAAATTACTGCAGCTAAAGCCTATGACCAAAAAGCGTATGAACTCCATGGTGACAAAGCAATTTTAAATTTTCCTGAATTAGTTGATGAATACAAGGTGATGAAATGA
- a CDS encoding DUF669 domain-containing protein, translated as MSFFKFDESNASTAFELVAEGKYEAVIVNAEPGTTQAGKPKLSVDFEIRSDVPQKHQGAKILYNTFTFEHEVSIKIVNSLIKACGFADGHPFNSPDDMAKQFINKNLKITVKHEEYDKVVDGVKQKRTAPKAKYYDVSDTNPPVSQDAPIVVGEDDLPF; from the coding sequence ATGTCATTTTTTAAATTTGATGAATCTAACGCGAGTACAGCATTTGAATTAGTAGCAGAAGGGAAATACGAAGCCGTTATCGTGAATGCCGAACCTGGTACCACACAAGCAGGAAAACCGAAACTTTCGGTAGACTTCGAGATTCGTAGTGATGTTCCGCAGAAACACCAGGGCGCAAAAATCTTATACAACACGTTTACTTTCGAACATGAGGTATCAATCAAGATTGTAAATAGTTTAATTAAAGCTTGCGGATTTGCGGACGGACATCCTTTCAATTCACCGGATGACATGGCAAAACAGTTTATCAACAAAAATCTGAAAATCACTGTAAAACATGAGGAATATGACAAGGTTGTTGATGGGGTGAAGCAGAAACGTACTGCTCCTAAAGCGAAGTATTATGATGTATCGGATACAAATCCACCTGTTTCACAAGATGCACCAATCGTTGTCGGTGAAGATGATTTACCGTTCTAA